The sequence GCAAGGGCGTTTACATTCGAGCTTTCACCTCCTGGGTCACCCCTTAAGGGGGTGTCGAGTATCACTACGCGGGCAAACAACCAATTCCCGCGACCGGACTTTCACCGGCTAGACAAGCAACCGTATAGGCTGCATACGAAGAGCACGAAGTTCGGAATCATAGATATTCGAATCCTTCGTGGCCTTCGTGTTCTTCGTGGTGAAAGTGTTTCGTCGAATCGTGCGGCCAGCCGCTGGACGACTTCCGGGACTCAACAATTCAGCTACTTCAGTATCTGCTCGGCGAATTTGGCCGATGGAAGCCGGACCTTCATGTACTTGTCTTCGAGATGGTTTCTGACCTTGTGGTATTCTTCCAGCGTCAGAACATCTTTCGCCGCCTGAACCCCGTGCTCCTGGAGCCATCTGGTGTCCACGTCGAGGCGGCGGGTCGTTTGATGCATAACCTTCACGTATAGCTCCTGGCCTTCTTTCGACAGCAGCCAGTTGACGAAGAGCTTCGCCGCGTTCGGATGGGGCGGGCCTTTGACGATACCGATCACGCCCGAGCCGTTGCTCGAGGGCGCTCCTTCTTTGAGCGGTGGAAGCTCCTTGATCGGCAGGTTGGCGGTGATGAAGCCTTCGAGCGTATAAAAGCTGACTCCGAGCGCGACGGCAAGTTTGCCTTTCGCCAGGGCGTCGCCTAGCTGGCGCTGGTCCCTGCTGACAAAAAGATCCTGTTGCACGAGCTTCTTAAGCCAGCCCTCCCCTTTAATGTCCCAAAAAAAAGACCAGACCGATTGGCCTGAGCCCGGAGTCCTCGGATCGAGAAAGCCGATCTTGCCCTTCCACTTGGGATTCAGCAAGTCGTCCAGCGAGCGAATTTCCCCCGGCTTGACCACGTCGGTGTTGTGCCAATAGCCGCCGGTGCCGGCGTCCGCGATGAAAGAGTAGAGGAAGCGGTTCGTCTTGAGATTATCTTCCCAAATGTGTCCTCCCCACCAGTTCTTCGCTTCCCTTACTTCGGGCAGGATCAGATTCGGCATCAGCGGCTCGACGATGCCTTCCTCGGCGAGCGCCTCGAAGGTGCCCGAGCCGCCGATGAAGACGTCGAAATATTTCACTCCCGCTTTGGCCTCGGCGGCGATCCGGCTGGCGTTTTGCGGGCCTCGCGCCACGGAAAGATCCATATCGATGCCGAACTTCGGTTTGAAGACCGCTTCCAATTCCTTTCGGAGTTCCGCTCGCGCGGGAATCCCCGCGACCATCTTTCCCTCTTTTTTGGCTTCCTGCAGCGTCTTTTCCCAGTCCTTCCTCCAGTCGGTCTGCGCGAGCGCCGCGCCGGTCAACGCGAAGAGAAATATCGCCGCGAGAGCCGCCCGAGTGAAACCGCGCGCGATTCGGATCGAAGACAGCATGTCATTCCTCCTTGGTAAGCGGACCTATTTCAGGATTTGCTCGGCAAATTTTCCCGCCGGCTCCCGGACCTTGAGATATTTGTCTTCCAAATGGTTTCGCACTCGATTGTATTCCGCCATAGTCAAGGAATCCTTGGCCGCCTGGCTGCCGTGCTCCAGGAGCCATTTGGTATCGACGTCGAGGCGGCGCGTCGACGCTTTCATCACCTTGCCGTAAAAGTCCTGCCCGTCGCGGCTGAGGAGCCAGTTGAGAAAAAGCCGGGCACCGTTGGGGTGGGGCGGGTTCTTGACGATACCGACGACGCCGAAGCCGTTGCTCGCGGGCAACCCCTCGGCCGGCGTCGGCACCTGCCGGACCGGCAAGCCGGATTTCAAAAAGGGCTCCAGTTGAGAATAGCCGACGCCGATGCCGACGGCGAGTTTGCTCTTCGCGAGAGCGTCGGCAATCTGGCGCAGTTCGCGGCTAACAAATAGATTCTGCTGCACAAGTCTCCTCAGATAGTCCTCTCCTTTTGTCTCCCAGAGAAAAGACCACAACGATTGCCCCGAGCCGGGAACGCGGGGATCGCTGAGTCCGATCTTGCCTTTCCATTTTGCATTCAGCAGGTCGTCGAACGAGCGCAGCTCCTCAGGTTTCGCCAAATCCGTGTTGTACCAGAACCCTCCCGTCCCGACCTCGGCTATGAAGGAATACAGAAAGCGGTTCGTCTTGACGTTGTCCTCCCATATATGGCCGCCCCACCAGTTCTTCGGGTCTTTCACCTCGGGAAGAACCATGTAGGGCTCCAGCGGCTCCAGCATCCCGTCGTGCACGAGCGGAATGGCCGTGCCCGTGCCGACAACCAGGGCATCGAAGTAACTTGCGCCGGCCTTCTGTTCCGACGCGATCCGGCTCGCGTTTCTCGGGCCCGGCGCCGGCGTGAGCTCCAGCTCGATCGCGAACTTGGTCCGGAACACCGTCTCCAATTGCTGCCGCAGTTCCGGGACGGGAGGAATCGCGACGACGATCTTTCCCTCCTTCTTCGCCGCCGCGACGGTTTTTTCAAAGTCGGGGGTTGCGGCGTGAACGGACTGGATGAGTAACAGTGACGCTACCACTACGAGTGACCGAATCATCCTTCCGCCCTCATCCTTCATCCCTGTTTTTTACGTCCAGCCTCGCGTCCACTTTTCCTTTTTCTTTATTTTATCCGCATAGTAGTTCCACTCGGCCGAGTGGGACATCCCGGTTCTGGGTTGGGCGAAGAGCTTGTCCTTGCTGGCGCTGAGCTCGTTGTAGAATTCTTCCGTCGGTCCGGCGAAGCCGAGCAGATGGGCGACGGCTTGAATCTTCGCCGTCCGCTCCATGTAGAGCGCGGCCATGGACGCCTCGTCGATCGTTTTCCCGACCGTGACGATACCGTGCCCCTTGATCAAGACCGCCGAAGCTTTATCTAGCGCGCGCGCCAGGTCCGCGCCCTCGGCTTCGTCGAGAATATAGATGGGCCGGGGATAGATCGGCACGCCGCTTTCGAAGCGATACGATTGCATGTGCACGCACGCCACCGTTTTGTCCGCCAGGCTCAGCGCCACGCACATCGGCGCATGCGAGTGAACGATTGCGTTCACGTCCGGGCGCGCCTTGAAGATCTCCGTGTAGATCGTCGATTCGCGCGGGATCGTGCCCACGCCCGAGAGCTTGTTGAGCGAATAGTCGAAGCGCACGAGCCAGTCCTTCGTTCCCGCTTCTTCGGGCCGGCGGAACATTTGCACGGCGATGCCGTCCTTTTCCGGCAGGCGGACGCCGACGTGCCCCCAGATATCGCCGATCTCCCACTCCAAAATCTCGGCCGCGATCTTAAGCTCTTTCTCGGCGAGCTTGCCGGCGGATTTTCCTTTGGCCGTGCCCCGTTGTCTGCTCTTTTGCATTTTTCCCTCGTGACTACTTTTTCTTGGCCCCGGCCGCCGCGTCGCTCGCGAGCTTTACGGCGTCGTTCTCGCCGTCGATGTCCGCCGACCGGCTGATCATCAGATACTTGGCCTTCGCGTCCCGTCTGTGGGTCGGCGGAATGACGTCCTTCGAAATGTCCTCCCGGAGCGATTCGCGGATGTTCCCTTCGTTCGCCAGGTGCTGCTGCACGGCCGTCTGCCCCTCCCGGGAAAGGAGCCAGTTGACGAGGAGCTTCGCCGCGTTCGGATGCGGCGCGCGGTTGACGAGGCTCACCGTGCCGTTGAACGGCGACACCGCGGCGCCCTCTTGAAAATGACTCGGCGGAAATTCCTTGATCGGCAGGCCCTGGCCCGCCGCCTGCGCGGTCTCGGAGCTCCCCACGAAGATACCTATGGAAAATTTCCCCGTCGCCAGCCAGTCGAGCATCTGGGTAAAATCCCGCGCCAGCGTAATCTCCGTTTCGCCGAAAAGCCGGGCGATAAACTTCGGCCCGAGCGCCGGCGAGAAATAGAAAAAGCGGATGCCGCGGCTCACCGCGCCGCTCACCTTCGGGTCCATCGCGACGATTTTTGCGCGCCATTTGGGCTGGAGAAGATCCCAGTAGGATTTGATCTCTTCCGGCTTCACGAGCCTGGTGTTGTAGGCGAGATCGCCGCTTTGCACCGTCGCCTCGTAGATGAAGATGTACTTGTTCTCCTGGTCGACGTAATGATGCTTGCCTTGCCACCATTTGCTCTCGTCGAGCACTTCCGGGAGAACTAAGGCCGGTCCGATGGGGTCGAGGGCCTGATTTTTGTAGTACATGCGGTAAGGAGTCCCCGGGCCGGTAAGAACCACATCCGCCAGGTATTTTCCCGCCCGCCGCTCGGTAATCAGCTTGGGACCGACGACCGGCGCCCGGCCGCCGACGAAGCTCAGCTTGATCTCCGGATACTTCTTCTGAAACGCGTTTTGTAAGAAGGGCTCGAACGTGTCGCTGCCGTAAACTGAGATCTGCCCTTCTTTCTTTGCCGCCTCCACGGTCTTTTCCCACTCTGCTTTCCAGGTAGGCGAAGGTTCGGCCGAGAAAAGATAAGCTGGCGGCTCAAGCACGATCAACGCGAGCGCAAGGGCTACAACAGGGCCGGTCCTCAAGGAGCGGCGAGGGTTTATTGAGCGGCCGGCCATCTAAGATACAGCCTTTTGCTTGGGTCTGTATCCGGCGGGATTTTCTTTGTCGGCCGTCTCCGTCAGATAGTCGAACTGCTTGCGCCAGTGAACGTCCGCGGACATGAGCTCCGCGAAGCAATCGACGTGGGGGAAGCGGTTCTGCTTCTGCTCGCGGACCATATGCGGCGGTTCTTTTCCTTCTTGCACGGTTTTGACGGCTCCGAGCAAATATTTTCTCAGCGCGATCACCGCCTTGTCGCTGACGCCGAGATGCTCTCTGCTGCGATCATAAATCGGCCCCATGCTTTCGGTCGCCACGCCGTCGTGGTTGAGAAAGTCTTCGATGCCGGTGTAATTCACTTTTTTCTGCATGTCCCGATCTTGCAGATAGTGGTTGCGCGCGTTGCGGATGCGCGTGTAATCCGGATTGATCTGTT is a genomic window of Candidatus Binatia bacterium containing:
- a CDS encoding extracellular solute-binding protein, whose translation is MIRSLVVVASLLLIQSVHAATPDFEKTVAAAKKEGKIVVAIPPVPELRQQLETVFRTKFAIELELTPAPGPRNASRIASEQKAGASYFDALVVGTGTAIPLVHDGMLEPLEPYMVLPEVKDPKNWWGGHIWEDNVKTNRFLYSFIAEVGTGGFWYNTDLAKPEELRSFDDLLNAKWKGKIGLSDPRVPGSGQSLWSFLWETKGEDYLRRLVQQNLFVSRELRQIADALAKSKLAVGIGVGYSQLEPFLKSGLPVRQVPTPAEGLPASNGFGVVGIVKNPPHPNGARLFLNWLLSRDGQDFYGKVMKASTRRLDVDTKWLLEHGSQAAKDSLTMAEYNRVRNHLEDKYLKVREPAGKFAEQILK
- a CDS encoding extracellular solute-binding protein, with protein sequence MEAAKKEGQISVYGSDTFEPFLQNAFQKKYPEIKLSFVGGRAPVVGPKLITERRAGKYLADVVLTGPGTPYRMYYKNQALDPIGPALVLPEVLDESKWWQGKHHYVDQENKYIFIYEATVQSGDLAYNTRLVKPEEIKSYWDLLQPKWRAKIVAMDPKVSGAVSRGIRFFYFSPALGPKFIARLFGETEITLARDFTQMLDWLATGKFSIGIFVGSSETAQAAGQGLPIKEFPPSHFQEGAAVSPFNGTVSLVNRAPHPNAAKLLVNWLLSREGQTAVQQHLANEGNIRESLREDISKDVIPPTHRRDAKAKYLMISRSADIDGENDAVKLASDAAAGAKKK
- a CDS encoding class II aldolase/adducin family protein; translation: MQKSRQRGTAKGKSAGKLAEKELKIAAEILEWEIGDIWGHVGVRLPEKDGIAVQMFRRPEEAGTKDWLVRFDYSLNKLSGVGTIPRESTIYTEIFKARPDVNAIVHSHAPMCVALSLADKTVACVHMQSYRFESGVPIYPRPIYILDEAEGADLARALDKASAVLIKGHGIVTVGKTIDEASMAALYMERTAKIQAVAHLLGFAGPTEEFYNELSASKDKLFAQPRTGMSHSAEWNYYADKIKKKEKWTRGWT
- a CDS encoding extracellular solute-binding protein, whose protein sequence is MLSSIRIARGFTRAALAAIFLFALTGAALAQTDWRKDWEKTLQEAKKEGKMVAGIPARAELRKELEAVFKPKFGIDMDLSVARGPQNASRIAAEAKAGVKYFDVFIGGSGTFEALAEEGIVEPLMPNLILPEVREAKNWWGGHIWEDNLKTNRFLYSFIADAGTGGYWHNTDVVKPGEIRSLDDLLNPKWKGKIGFLDPRTPGSGQSVWSFFWDIKGEGWLKKLVQQDLFVSRDQRQLGDALAKGKLAVALGVSFYTLEGFITANLPIKELPPLKEGAPSSNGSGVIGIVKGPPHPNAAKLFVNWLLSKEGQELYVKVMHQTTRRLDVDTRWLQEHGVQAAKDVLTLEEYHKVRNHLEDKYMKVRLPSAKFAEQILK